One segment of Ureibacillus thermophilus DNA contains the following:
- a CDS encoding ATP-dependent DNA helicase: MKSSIPFELSKAKSFFDSLDDWIGDIFYDVLPEKGFECRDEQIFMSYQIGKALKEKNVLFAEAGVGTGKTLAYLLPAIAYARYTGKPALIACADETLIDQLVKEEGDIAKIEKHLGLKVDVRLAKSRDQYLCLKRFEEAELYEDEEWIDEIAFSIPEEVFSESSAVTVPLYGARSDYPQISDENWSKVNYNSIMQCSICDKRNRCGQTLHRAYYRQATDLIVCSQDFLMEHLATKESRKREGQLTLLPEVSLIVLDEGHLLEYAAQKAMTYKVQNYTIVKLLDHIMVDGIRESTLFAMEKLQDDHELFFDQLQDDVIPSDEDRKSIRKSEKLIALGKQLIDDVEKLLEEFVFESEMYVIPEYELNIVEEFLEDYEEALKIFISKSDAIDWLEDTDGEETLVIMPRLITEVLEEKLFSMNIPIIFSSATLSVNKDFSYIASSLGVKKYQHFSVPSPFDYDEVMNIYLHELDEEQKVKKVEELLKQNKKTLVLFKSRQSMLKFKEKLSLMARLTVGFEGDRELTSIIKDFQNGTIKTLCSYHLWEGVDLPEETLTQIIIYELPFPPKDPLFEAKRKFAENPFEEVDLPFMLLRLQQGIGRLIRTAHDYGDVHILLNEKDNDMRSHFLKVLPVEPK, encoded by the coding sequence ATGAAATCATCAATACCTTTTGAATTATCAAAAGCGAAAAGTTTCTTTGATTCGTTGGACGATTGGATTGGCGATATTTTTTATGATGTATTGCCTGAAAAAGGATTTGAATGCCGCGATGAACAAATATTTATGAGCTATCAAATTGGAAAAGCATTAAAAGAAAAAAATGTCCTTTTTGCAGAAGCGGGTGTTGGAACGGGCAAAACGCTCGCCTATTTATTGCCTGCTATTGCCTATGCCCGCTATACGGGGAAGCCGGCGTTGATTGCCTGTGCCGATGAAACGCTCATTGACCAGCTTGTGAAAGAAGAAGGGGACATTGCAAAGATTGAAAAGCATCTGGGATTGAAAGTGGATGTAAGACTTGCCAAATCCCGGGATCAATATTTATGTTTGAAACGTTTTGAAGAAGCGGAATTATACGAGGACGAAGAGTGGATCGATGAAATTGCATTCTCCATCCCGGAAGAAGTATTTTCTGAAAGTTCGGCAGTGACCGTTCCCCTTTATGGTGCACGAAGCGATTATCCGCAAATCAGCGATGAAAATTGGAGTAAAGTCAATTACAATTCCATTATGCAGTGCAGCATTTGCGACAAGCGGAATCGGTGTGGACAAACGCTGCACCGAGCGTATTACCGACAAGCGACAGATTTAATTGTCTGCTCCCAAGACTTTTTGATGGAACATTTGGCAACGAAGGAATCCCGCAAACGAGAAGGCCAATTGACGTTGCTGCCTGAAGTTTCTTTGATTGTCTTAGATGAAGGGCATTTGTTGGAATATGCTGCTCAAAAGGCCATGACTTATAAAGTGCAAAACTATACCATCGTAAAATTGTTGGACCACATCATGGTGGATGGAATTCGCGAGAGCACTTTATTTGCAATGGAAAAATTGCAGGATGACCATGAATTGTTTTTCGACCAGCTTCAAGACGATGTGATTCCATCCGATGAAGACCGAAAAAGCATTCGAAAATCAGAAAAATTAATCGCTTTAGGAAAACAGCTTATTGATGATGTGGAAAAGCTGCTTGAGGAGTTCGTATTTGAATCGGAAATGTATGTCATTCCTGAATATGAATTAAATATTGTCGAAGAATTTTTAGAAGACTATGAAGAGGCTTTGAAAATTTTCATTTCAAAAAGCGATGCTATCGATTGGCTTGAGGATACCGACGGAGAAGAAACTTTGGTTATCATGCCAAGATTGATTACAGAAGTATTGGAAGAAAAACTATTTTCAATGAATATTCCAATCATCTTTTCTTCCGCAACATTATCTGTCAATAAAGATTTCTCTTACATCGCATCCAGCTTAGGCGTGAAGAAATATCAACACTTCAGCGTTCCTTCTCCATTCGATTATGATGAAGTGATGAATATTTATTTACATGAATTAGACGAAGAACAAAAAGTGAAGAAAGTAGAAGAGTTGCTAAAACAAAACAAGAAAACATTGGTGCTCTTTAAATCTAGACAATCGATGCTGAAGTTTAAGGAAAAATTGTCATTAATGGCCCGGTTGACAGTCGGCTTTGAAGGAGACCGGGAGTTGACATCCATCATTAAAGATTTCCAAAATGGCACAATCAAAACCCTTTGTTCCTACCATTTATGGGAAGGGGTAGACTTGCCGGAAGAAACATTGACGCAAATCATTATTTATGAATTGCCGTTCCCGCCAAAAGACCCGCTCTTTGAGGCAAAACGGAAATTTGCGGAAAATCCTTTTGAAGAAGTGGACTTGCCATTTATGCTTTTAAGATTGCAGCAAGGAATTGGACGACTTATTCGAACAGCCCATGACTATGGGGATGTTCATATTTTATTGAATGAAAAAGATAATGACATGCGCTCCCATTTCTTAAAAGTATTGCCGGTTGAGCCTAAATAA
- the fabG gene encoding 3-oxoacyl-ACP reductase FabG, whose translation MRLQGKVAIITGSANGIGRAATKRFLEEGAKVVIADIQKEAGKELEKQFKDQGYEVLFYQVNVANKEEVEKMVEKVKEIYGKIDILVNNAGITRDAMLVKMTEEQFDEVINVNLKGVFYCTQAVAKVMVEQGYGKIINTSSVSGVYGNIGQTNYAAAKAAIIGMTKTWAKELGKKGINVNAVAPGFTKTAMVEKMPEKILNYMESITSLKRIGQPEDIANAYLFLASDESNYITGHVLHVDGGIMM comes from the coding sequence ATGAGATTACAAGGCAAAGTGGCGATTATTACAGGGAGTGCAAATGGAATCGGTCGGGCAGCAACGAAAAGGTTTTTAGAGGAAGGGGCAAAAGTAGTCATCGCAGATATTCAAAAAGAAGCAGGAAAAGAATTGGAAAAGCAATTTAAAGATCAAGGCTATGAGGTGTTATTTTATCAAGTCAATGTGGCAAACAAAGAAGAAGTCGAAAAAATGGTGGAGAAAGTAAAAGAAATCTACGGAAAAATTGATATTTTAGTAAACAATGCAGGGATTACAAGGGACGCCATGCTTGTCAAAATGACAGAAGAACAATTTGATGAAGTCATAAATGTGAATCTTAAAGGCGTATTCTATTGTACGCAAGCAGTAGCAAAAGTGATGGTGGAACAAGGATATGGAAAAATTATTAATACATCCTCCGTCAGCGGCGTCTATGGAAATATAGGGCAAACGAATTATGCGGCAGCTAAAGCGGCTATTATAGGGATGACCAAAACTTGGGCAAAGGAGTTAGGAAAAAAGGGAATCAACGTGAATGCTGTGGCTCCGGGGTTTACAAAAACAGCAATGGTTGAAAAAATGCCTGAGAAAATTTTGAATTATATGGAGTCCATTACAAGTTTAAAACGAATCGGCCAACCGGAAGATATTGCAAACGCTTACCTATTTTTAGCTTCCGATGAGTCCAATTATATTACAGGGCATGTTTTGCATGTCGATGGTGGAATTATGATGTAA
- a CDS encoding multicopper oxidase family protein: protein MKKLLFGTVLAGVVAIGAACSNDSMQGHDMANMKNKTPEVSKQLPSATNMEVLTGKEIHLTAKEALLQINDKVKLPVYTYNGSVPGAQIRVKQGDTVKIHLKNELPEPVTIHWHGYPVPNRQDGVPGVTMNAIQPGETFTYEFTATVPGTYWYHSHQESAKQVDKGLYGTFIVEPRNEEKADRDYTLVFDEWISNPDESNMDMSGMDHSQMEHGSMNSMNHDMSMYDIFTINGKSGSAIKPLKVKKGEKVRLRLVNAGYMSHKLHLHGHDFKIVATDGQPLKDPQPIKDELLNIAPGERYDIEFTANNPGEWLLECHGNMKGTGDMKVKIQYEGEKGNTDKANATENLPVVDMTSYGKQELGEFTLDQKYDVEYTMDLGTAMGKDGMVFTINGKTYPETAPVNVKTGDLVKVKLVNHSPTDLHPMHLHGHFFQVLSKNGKPITGSPLIKDTLNLKPGEEYVVAFKADNPGNWMFHCHDLHHASAGMVTEVTYKDYKSDYKPDPNDTTNKPE, encoded by the coding sequence ATGAAGAAATTATTGTTTGGAACCGTTTTGGCGGGAGTTGTTGCTATTGGTGCGGCATGCTCAAACGATTCGATGCAAGGACATGATATGGCAAACATGAAAAATAAAACGCCTGAAGTCAGCAAACAACTGCCTTCAGCAACAAATATGGAAGTGTTAACGGGCAAAGAGATTCACCTTACCGCAAAGGAAGCGCTATTACAAATAAATGACAAAGTAAAACTTCCGGTCTACACGTACAATGGATCGGTTCCAGGAGCACAAATCCGGGTGAAACAAGGAGATACGGTGAAAATCCATTTGAAAAATGAATTACCAGAACCGGTTACGATTCACTGGCATGGCTACCCTGTTCCAAATCGTCAAGATGGAGTTCCGGGCGTCACGATGAACGCAATTCAACCGGGTGAAACCTTTACGTATGAATTTACTGCAACCGTACCGGGAACATATTGGTATCATTCTCATCAAGAAAGCGCGAAACAAGTAGATAAAGGGTTGTATGGCACATTCATCGTAGAGCCGAGGAATGAAGAAAAAGCCGATCGGGATTATACACTTGTATTCGATGAATGGATAAGTAATCCTGATGAAAGCAACATGGATATGAGCGGCATGGATCATAGTCAGATGGAACATGGCTCGATGAACAGTATGAATCACGATATGAGTATGTATGATATTTTTACGATTAACGGGAAAAGCGGTTCCGCTATCAAACCTTTAAAAGTGAAGAAAGGAGAAAAAGTACGACTTCGCCTTGTAAACGCAGGATACATGTCCCACAAACTCCATTTACACGGTCATGATTTTAAAATTGTCGCAACAGACGGGCAACCGTTAAAAGATCCGCAGCCAATCAAAGATGAATTATTAAATATTGCTCCGGGTGAACGTTACGATATTGAATTTACAGCGAATAATCCGGGAGAATGGTTATTAGAATGCCATGGTAATATGAAAGGTACCGGTGACATGAAAGTGAAAATTCAATACGAAGGCGAAAAAGGCAACACTGATAAAGCGAATGCAACAGAAAATTTACCTGTAGTTGATATGACAAGCTACGGAAAGCAAGAGTTGGGTGAATTTACATTAGATCAAAAATATGATGTAGAGTATACAATGGATTTAGGAACCGCGATGGGCAAAGATGGCATGGTCTTCACGATTAATGGGAAAACGTATCCTGAAACAGCACCTGTCAATGTGAAGACAGGAGATTTAGTAAAAGTAAAATTGGTGAACCATTCACCGACAGATTTACATCCTATGCATTTACACGGACACTTCTTCCAAGTATTAAGTAAAAATGGTAAGCCAATTACAGGCTCTCCATTGATTAAGGATACGTTGAATTTAAAACCGGGTGAAGAATATGTAGTCGCATTTAAAGCGGATAATCCGGGAAATTGGATGTTCCATTGCCATGACTTGCACCATGCTTCAGCCGGAATGGTCACAGAAGTAACATATAAAGATTACAAATCTGACTATAAGCCAGATCCGAATGACACAACAAATAAACCTGAATAA
- a CDS encoding transposase, translated as MKHNVSHATVSRVIDSFYSYYQPNYHYLPKHLCFDEFKSVKSAAGAMSFIFCDSETGEIVDIVEDRRLHVLKEYFLRYSKKARDAVKTIVIDMYSPYISLIQEVFPKAEIVLDKFHILQLFSRALNKTRINVMNRDKKNYNKLKTYWKLLLKDQTKLDYKNYTYHRCFKKITSVSD; from the coding sequence ATGAAACATAATGTTTCTCATGCCACTGTCAGTAGAGTCATTGACAGCTTTTATAGCTACTATCAGCCGAATTATCACTATCTTCCTAAGCACCTGTGTTTTGACGAGTTTAAATCAGTGAAATCCGCAGCTGGAGCGATGTCCTTTATTTTCTGCGACTCTGAAACGGGGGAGATTGTGGATATCGTGGAGGACCGGAGATTACATGTCCTTAAAGAGTATTTCTTACGGTATTCCAAGAAGGCGAGAGATGCGGTAAAAACGATTGTCATCGATATGTACAGCCCTTATATTTCCTTAATCCAAGAAGTTTTCCCTAAAGCGGAAATCGTACTCGACAAATTCCATATCCTCCAACTATTTAGCAGAGCTTTAAACAAAACGCGCATCAACGTCATGAATCGGGATAAAAAGAATTACAATAAATTGAAAACATACTGGAAGCTCCTTCTGAAAGATCAAACAAAACTTGATTATAAGAACTATACATATCATCGTTGCTTTAAAAAGATTACCTCGGTATCGGATTGA
- a CDS encoding transposase family protein, producing the protein MLKIKTFDEHFCAEELIKGVQSKVFYGQLTYQPKACYACGHVFDDQIIKHGFKTSLIKMPSISGFHTYLKLRKQRYFCKHCHSTFT; encoded by the coding sequence ATATTAAAGATAAAAACATTTGATGAACATTTTTGTGCAGAAGAACTCATTAAAGGGGTCCAATCAAAAGTCTTTTATGGCCAATTAACTTACCAACCAAAAGCGTGCTATGCTTGTGGCCATGTCTTCGATGATCAAATCATTAAACACGGTTTTAAAACGTCTCTCATTAAAATGCCTAGCATTTCAGGTTTTCATACCTACTTAAAATTGCGTAAACAGCGTTATTTCTGTAAACATTGTCATTCCACGTTTACTTGA
- a CDS encoding flagellin, with protein sequence MRIQYNQGQFVQNRYHHTNTNLNKTLKKLSSGYQINSASDDAAGLAISEKMRAQIRGLNQAGENIEDGLSLLQTADEALGQIINPNLQRMRELAIQAANDTLTDDDRANIQKEIDNIIKGINDITDGTEFNTIKLLQPPIELPPATPTGIVDLVLVFDDTGSMDLIQKKFADNIQNLLTSIQNKGVHDIRIGILNYAAGSNMGIDEWYDASLFDGQVWTSDPNKVINEINNIAQSTRGGIEKNMTALQKVIEYYNFREFPDSNTRYKHIILVTDEPGDDNNLAAETAQMLNNNNITVHGVYHLSGPWTSPGLNHVINETGGKKVEITNANWGSQLSSVIGETIGEVANVPEEPDTMQPIILQIGPNEGQQLRFNLYDCRAHKIGVDPLSVTTRQEAELALSKIDAAIELITSRRSEYGALYNRLEFALHDVKNIEEQLTKAESTLRDADMVNEIAKLNKDQVLLQSSQSMMVQINQMSQGILQLLK encoded by the coding sequence GTGCGAATTCAATATAATCAAGGGCAATTCGTACAAAACCGATATCATCATACCAATACGAATTTAAACAAGACGTTAAAGAAACTGTCTTCAGGATATCAAATCAATAGTGCTTCCGACGATGCCGCAGGACTTGCAATCAGCGAAAAAATGCGAGCTCAAATCCGAGGTCTAAATCAAGCCGGGGAAAATATAGAGGATGGATTATCGTTATTACAGACAGCTGATGAAGCTTTAGGTCAAATTATAAACCCAAATTTACAACGTATGCGTGAGCTAGCAATCCAAGCTGCCAACGATACATTAACAGATGATGACCGTGCAAACATTCAAAAGGAAATAGATAACATCATAAAAGGTATTAATGATATCACAGATGGTACTGAGTTCAACACGATTAAATTGTTGCAGCCACCTATTGAACTACCACCTGCAACCCCTACAGGAATTGTCGATCTCGTGTTAGTTTTTGATGATACGGGTAGTATGGATCTCATTCAAAAGAAATTCGCGGATAATATACAAAACTTACTTACGTCCATCCAAAATAAAGGAGTTCATGATATCCGAATTGGGATTTTAAATTATGCAGCAGGATCTAATATGGGGATTGATGAATGGTATGATGCCAGTCTATTTGATGGACAAGTATGGACATCGGACCCTAACAAGGTCATTAACGAAATTAATAATATCGCTCAATCGACCCGGGGCGGTATAGAAAAAAATATGACTGCCCTCCAAAAAGTAATAGAATATTATAACTTCAGAGAGTTCCCAGATAGTAATACTCGATACAAACACATTATTCTTGTTACAGATGAACCTGGGGATGATAACAATTTAGCAGCTGAAACTGCACAAATGTTAAATAACAACAATATTACGGTGCATGGTGTTTATCATTTATCAGGTCCTTGGACTTCCCCAGGATTAAATCATGTTATCAATGAAACAGGCGGAAAAAAAGTTGAAATAACTAATGCTAATTGGGGAAGTCAACTTTCAAGTGTTATTGGGGAAACCATTGGAGAAGTAGCGAATGTTCCAGAAGAGCCAGATACAATGCAACCAATCATTCTACAAATTGGCCCTAATGAGGGACAACAATTAAGATTTAATTTATATGATTGTAGGGCACATAAAATTGGTGTAGATCCATTATCTGTGACAACTCGCCAAGAAGCAGAATTAGCTCTAAGCAAAATTGATGCAGCCATTGAATTAATTACTAGCCGTCGTAGTGAATATGGAGCATTATATAATCGATTAGAATTTGCCCTTCACGATGTTAAAAATATTGAAGAACAATTAACAAAAGCCGAATCAACATTACGTGATGCAGATATGGTGAATGAAATAGCTAAATTGAATAAAGATCAAGTGCTTCTACAATCCTCCCAATCAATGATGGTTCAAATTAATCAAATGAGCCAAGGGATTTTACAATTATTGAAATAA
- a CDS encoding RNA-guided endonuclease InsQ/TnpB family protein, whose amino-acid sequence MYFCIKQQLNGLTKEEYLTLRELCHIAKNIYNVGLYNVRQYYFEHKEFLNYEKNYHLAKTNENYKLLNSNMAQQILKKVNESFKSFFGLVKLAKQGKYDYKAISIPKYLKKDGFHSLIIGQIRIDGNKFTIPYSNLYKKTHKPITITIPPVLLDKKIKQIEIIPKHHARFFEIQYKYEMPEDQRELNDQKALAIDLGVNNLATCVTSDGRSFIIDGRRLKSINQWFNKENARLQSIKDKQKIKGTTRKQALLAMNRNNKVNDYINKTCRYIINYCLENQIGNLVIGYAETLQRNINLGKKTNQNFVNIPLGNIKEKLEYLCKFYGIKFFKQEESYTSKASFFDGDEIPEYNADNPKEYKFSGKRIKRGLYRTKSGKLINADVNGALNILKKSKAVDLSVLCSSGEVDTPQRIRIA is encoded by the coding sequence ATGTATTTTTGTATCAAGCAACAGCTAAATGGTTTGACGAAAGAAGAATACTTGACTCTTAGAGAACTGTGCCATATTGCCAAAAACATATACAACGTCGGATTATACAATGTCAGACAATACTATTTTGAACACAAGGAATTTCTTAATTATGAGAAAAACTATCATCTTGCAAAAACGAACGAAAACTATAAGCTGTTAAATAGCAACATGGCACAGCAAATCTTAAAAAAGGTTAACGAATCTTTTAAATCTTTCTTTGGCTTAGTAAAACTAGCCAAGCAAGGCAAATATGACTACAAGGCTATCAGTATCCCAAAATATCTTAAAAAAGATGGCTTTCATTCACTAATCATTGGTCAAATTCGTATAGACGGCAACAAATTCACGATACCGTATTCGAATCTGTATAAAAAGACTCATAAGCCTATCACGATAACGATTCCGCCTGTGTTGCTTGACAAAAAGATTAAGCAGATTGAAATTATTCCTAAACATCATGCCAGGTTCTTTGAGATTCAGTATAAATATGAAATGCCTGAAGATCAAAGAGAATTAAATGACCAAAAAGCACTGGCGATTGATTTAGGAGTGAATAATCTTGCCACTTGTGTCACATCAGACGGCAGATCGTTCATCATTGATGGGCGGAGATTAAAAAGTATTAATCAATGGTTTAACAAAGAAAATGCCAGACTTCAAAGCATTAAAGATAAGCAAAAAATCAAAGGTACAACTCGTAAACAAGCTTTGCTTGCTATGAATCGCAATAATAAAGTTAATGATTATATCAATAAGACTTGCCGTTACATCATTAACTATTGCCTTGAAAATCAAATTGGCAACCTTGTCATAGGCTATGCTGAAACATTGCAGCGCAATATCAATCTGGGAAAAAAGACAAATCAAAACTTTGTCAATATTCCTCTCGGTAATATAAAAGAAAAACTAGAGTATCTTTGTAAATTTTACGGCATTAAATTCTTCAAACAGGAAGAGTCATATACGTCTAAAGCCAGCTTTTTTGACGGGGATGAGATTCCTGAATATAATGCCGACAATCCAAAAGAATATAAGTTCAGTGGCAAACGTATTAAGCGAGGTTTGTATCGAACAAAGTCCGGCAAACTAATCAACGCTGATGTAAATGGTGCATTAAATATCTTGAAGAAAAGTAAAGCTGTAGACCTGAGTGTCTTATGCTCTAGCGGCGAAGTGGACACGCCTCAAAGAATAAGGATTGCTTAA
- a CDS encoding Ig-like domain-containing protein: MKFLRGYVSIILFAAFFLFGAINAFAESPWDKKDVDPNHPFTITFNQKVDPRSVNTHTIYVLDENGRRVEGKEPKVSNDGYKVIVEAPASGYSYGSSYILVVAKDVVSEKQQPLNKEIRMNFTIQEIHKTITGKVNNIAANTIEIQDANGIVSLPLNSNATYYLLQNGEKTTISNSEFIEKLNHHSTVTYENHNGKESFTLQVSSNPSTPSDGWKEQIEKAMLERQTKFSIQYVGDLSKLEEKVIKALDEILAENEYLNYDFKGYSLDMSGSGNEATIDFKVNYYQTKEQAEYVEKRVKEILADIIDPSMNDHEKVKAVHDYVVTHIAYDESLNQAVNAPYFALTNGKTLCNGYAMLVYLMLDELDIPVRLISGESHGNGHAWNLVQLDGKWYHLDATWDDPIPDQPGRVMYHYYLLSDSEIRHDHSWKDGGLNGREQPYPAANTNYLEVLMERGDMELIESLGLQYLTPDYTVDETNLAQFLNEKILNNKENRFTFRFVTNQSIDNTAHLIRAAIRELGIGGSLELMEYSRTQEKDYLVTVNVFY, translated from the coding sequence ATGAAATTTTTGAGAGGGTATGTTTCGATTATCCTATTTGCAGCATTTTTCTTGTTTGGAGCAATTAATGCTTTTGCCGAATCGCCATGGGATAAGAAAGACGTAGATCCAAACCACCCTTTTACAATTACTTTCAATCAAAAAGTCGATCCAAGATCGGTCAACACCCATACCATCTACGTTCTCGATGAAAACGGGAGACGGGTTGAGGGCAAAGAACCGAAAGTATCAAACGATGGTTACAAAGTAATTGTTGAGGCGCCGGCGTCCGGTTATTCCTATGGTTCATCTTACATATTGGTGGTAGCTAAGGATGTAGTATCCGAAAAGCAGCAGCCATTAAACAAAGAAATTCGAATGAATTTTACAATTCAAGAAATCCATAAAACCATTACAGGAAAAGTGAACAACATTGCTGCCAATACAATTGAAATTCAAGATGCAAATGGAATTGTTTCTTTGCCATTAAATAGCAATGCGACGTATTATCTACTCCAAAATGGTGAAAAAACAACCATCTCAAATTCAGAATTCATCGAAAAATTAAACCATCATTCAACTGTCACTTATGAAAATCATAATGGAAAAGAAAGTTTTACGCTGCAAGTATCATCTAATCCATCCACTCCTTCAGATGGATGGAAAGAGCAAATTGAAAAAGCCATGCTCGAGCGGCAAACGAAATTCTCAATTCAATATGTTGGAGACTTAAGTAAATTAGAGGAAAAGGTAATAAAAGCGCTGGATGAGATTTTAGCAGAAAATGAATATTTAAACTATGATTTCAAAGGTTATAGTTTAGATATGTCTGGAAGTGGTAATGAAGCAACAATCGATTTTAAAGTTAACTATTACCAAACAAAGGAACAAGCGGAATATGTAGAAAAACGGGTAAAAGAAATTTTGGCCGACATCATCGACCCGTCCATGAACGACCATGAGAAAGTGAAAGCAGTCCATGATTATGTGGTGACGCATATTGCCTATGATGAATCGCTCAATCAAGCAGTCAATGCGCCATATTTTGCGTTGACGAATGGAAAAACTTTGTGCAATGGGTATGCGATGTTGGTGTATTTAATGCTCGATGAGTTGGATATTCCAGTGCGGTTGATTAGCGGGGAATCCCATGGAAATGGCCATGCCTGGAATCTCGTGCAGCTGGATGGCAAGTGGTATCATTTGGACGCAACTTGGGATGACCCAATACCAGATCAACCAGGCCGAGTGATGTATCATTACTATTTATTGTCAGATAGCGAAATCCGCCACGATCATTCTTGGAAAGACGGGGGGCTAAACGGCCGGGAGCAGCCATATCCTGCTGCCAACACAAACTATTTGGAAGTGCTGATGGAGCGCGGGGATATGGAACTCATCGAAAGTTTAGGACTTCAGTATTTAACTCCTGACTATACGGTGGATGAAACCAATCTCGCTCAATTTTTGAATGAAAAAATATTAAATAATAAAGAAAATCGCTTTACCTTCCGTTTTGTTACAAATCAATCAATTGATAATACGGCACATTTAATTCGAGCAGCCATAAGAGAATTGGGCATTGGCGGAAGTTTGGAACTAATGGAATATTCACGTACTCAAGAGAAAGATTACTTGGTTACAGTAAATGTATTTTACTAA
- a CDS encoding pro-sigmaK processing inhibitor BofA family protein yields MGTYFGLGAICVLLMILLIIMKKIGYGVIIEKIAIFWFRLACSFAFLYIAHITLDGFNIIIPVNFFSAITITVLGFPGVLCIAVLTLFQ; encoded by the coding sequence ATGGGTACATATTTTGGTTTAGGTGCTATATGCGTGCTACTCATGATTTTGCTAATCATCATGAAGAAAATCGGCTACGGAGTCATCATTGAAAAAATTGCGATTTTTTGGTTTCGTCTAGCATGTTCCTTTGCGTTTTTATACATTGCCCATATTACATTAGACGGATTTAACATCATCATTCCAGTTAACTTTTTTTCAGCCATCACGATCACAGTGTTAGGCTTTCCAGGTGTACTATGCATTGCCGTACTAACTTTATTTCAATAA
- a CDS encoding YaaL family protein → MKYKVGLFSRKGKLKKEFDEQLIRLIKETKDDWNYAKQLEELTEDYNLDVIAQSRIAESLHFYLFKEARIRKIIIR, encoded by the coding sequence GTGAAATATAAGGTGGGGTTATTTAGTCGTAAAGGAAAGTTGAAAAAAGAATTTGACGAACAGTTAATTCGTTTAATAAAAGAAACAAAAGATGATTGGAATTATGCAAAGCAGCTTGAAGAACTGACAGAAGACTATAATTTGGATGTCATTGCACAAAGCAGGATTGCAGAAAGTCTTCATTTTTATCTATTTAAAGAAGCGCGGATCCGGAAAATTATCATACGTTGA
- the recR gene encoding recombination mediator RecR: protein MYYPEPISKLIDSFMKLPGIGPKTAARLAFFVLTMKEDDVLSFAKSLVDAKRDLTYCSVCGHITDVDPCHICSDQTRDVSTICVVQDPKDVIAMEKMKDYHGLYHVLHGAISPMDGVGPEDINVASLINRLKDERVKELILATNPTIEGEATAMYISRLVKPSGIRTTRIAHGLPVGGDLEYADEVTLSKALEGRREI from the coding sequence ATGTATTATCCTGAACCAATATCAAAGCTCATTGATAGCTTTATGAAATTGCCAGGCATCGGTCCGAAAACTGCGGCTCGACTGGCATTTTTCGTTTTAACTATGAAGGAAGATGATGTTTTATCCTTCGCCAAATCGTTGGTCGATGCAAAAAGAGATTTAACGTATTGCTCGGTTTGTGGACATATAACAGATGTGGACCCTTGCCACATTTGTTCCGACCAAACTCGTGATGTTTCAACGATTTGCGTTGTACAAGATCCGAAAGACGTGATTGCCATGGAAAAAATGAAAGATTACCATGGGTTGTACCACGTTTTGCATGGAGCCATCTCACCTATGGACGGAGTAGGACCTGAAGACATTAACGTAGCTTCTTTAATCAACCGTTTAAAAGACGAAAGAGTAAAAGAACTGATATTAGCAACGAACCCGACAATTGAAGGAGAAGCAACGGCAATGTATATTTCACGTCTTGTAAAACCATCAGGAATCCGAACAACACGGATTGCTCACGGATTGCCGGTGGGAGGCGATTTAGAATATGCCGATGAAGTAACATTATCTAAAGCTTTGGAAGGGCGGCGTGAAATATAA